The Setaria viridis chromosome 2, Setaria_viridis_v4.0, whole genome shotgun sequence DNA window CCACAATTTCAGACATAGATGGTATCGTGCATCAGTTTGGTATAATATTGCTGGAGATATTAACCGGAAAAGTTCCCTACTGTGAGGAAGACGGGTCACTGGAGCAGTGGGCATCACACTACTTCGATGGTAGCATGTGTCTTGCGGAGCTGATGGACTCAAGCCTGAGCTCGTTCCCCGAAGAAGCTGCGCGTGCATTGTGCGAGGTTGCGAGGTCCTGCATTGAGCTGGATCCGAAGAAGAGACCACAGATGGCGCAGGTCGCCACTTGGATGAAGGAGATCACCTCGCTGGGGCCTGAGGGAGCGACTCCAAAGGTGTCTCCGCTGTGGTGGGCGGAGCTGGAGATCATGTCTTCTGAAGCTAGCTGATGCCTGATTATGAAACGACCATCCGCATGCAGCAATTTGTTGTCGGTTGTGATTAGAAATTCTTTGGTTGGTTATGTGGTTGCTGAGCCTGAAGAAGGGTCGTATAGtttggtttctttctttctggtGGTAGCACCGTGTTGCATGTAATATATTACCAAAAGAGTAAAGTTCATCACCGGTCCTCAAACTTGTACTCAAACTTGTATCGGTGTGTCGTCCTGGTCCCCAAACTTGCAAAATGCGTAATCAGCTCCCCAAACTTGCTAGTTGAATCATATATCGAATCATATAGGTCCCAAATCTTCTTAATTCAAGTTAAGCCAGCTATGTGGCATGCAGACTGTGCATTATATGGAACTGGTAgatgggcccacatgtcagcccCGTCTCTCCACTCaatcctcccctctctccttaaAAGGCCTCCACGGGCCCTTTACTTTGGGTTGCATAATAACAAGAGCTGATTTGGGGACTCAATTTAACTTTCTGTTCTTTGAATCTTTTTACTTTGGGTTGCTCCACGGGCCCTTTACTTTGGGTTGCATAATAACAAGATAGAGCTGATTGGCTTGCTCCCCAAACCAAAATCATTCATTGTCCAGGTAACCAACAATCTCCAATTTCTTTCCTTGTAATATGGTTGCGAATCACACGGAGGGAGAGGATGAAACGGTGGAGGGAGTCAGGGAGAGGTGGAGAGATTACGTCGTGCGACACAAGTCGCCCGCGGTCGTCTCGTTGCCCCTCCCCTCGCCTCGCATAGCTATAAATCAAAAGCAGCCTCAGCCTCAAATCCCATCCTCCGCTCCCGACTCCCAGCCCAAGAAACAACATCCCCAATTCCAGTCATGGAGACCACCATCGGGTCCGTGGACGGCCACCGtgcagcggcgagcggcgccgtTGCCTGCCCTGCCGCGTCCGCGCCGGGCTGCCCCTACCTGACGTCGGCGCCGGTTTCCACCCCAGGGGACGCGACGCTGGGGCGCCACCTTGcccggcggctggtgcaggTGGGCGTGAGCGACGTGTTGGCCGTCCCCGGGGACTTCAACCTGACGCTGCTGGACCACCTGATCGCGGAGCCCGGGCTCCGGCTGGTGGGCTGCTGCAACGAGCTCAACGCCGGGTACGCCGCCGACGGGTacgcgcgcgcccgcggcgtTGGCGCCTGCGCCGTGACCTTCACCGTCGGCGGCCTCAGCGTGCTGaacgccatcgccggcgcctaCAGCGAGAACCTGCCGGTGATCTGCATCGTGGGCGGGCCCAACTCCAATGACTACGGCACCAACCGCATCCTCCACCACACCATCGGGCTCGCCGACTTCTCGCAGGAGCTGCGCTGCTTCCAGCCCGTCACCTGCCACCAGGCCGTCGTCAACAACCTCGACGACGCGCACGAGCAGATCGACAGGGCCATCTCCACCGCGCTCAGGGAGAGCAAGCCCGTCTACATCAGCGTCAGCTGCAACCTGCCGGGGATGCCGCACCCGACGTTCACGAGAGACCCAGTGCCATActtcctggcgccaaggtagGTTTGGTTTGCTTGCTTTGTTTCCATTCTTCAATTCCATGATGGATCGAACAAACAAAAACACCATTGCATGCAAATATGATGTAGGCTGAGCAACCAGATGGGTTTGGAGGCCGCCGTCGAGGCCACCGTCGCGTTCCTTGACAAGGCCGTGAAGCCGGTGATGGTGGCCGGCCCCAAGCTCCGCGTGGCCAAGGCCGGCGAGGCCTTCGTCGAGctggcggaggcgagcgggtACGCGGTGGCGGCCATGCCGTCGGCCAAGGGCCTGGTGCCGGAGACGCTGCCGCGCTTCCTGGGCACCTACTGGGGCGCCGTGAGCACGGCCTTCTGCGCCGAGATCGTGGAGTCGGCGGACGCCTACCTGTTCGCGGGACCCATCTTCAACGACTACAGCTCGGTGGGCTACTCGTTCCTGCTGAAGAAGGacaaggcggtggtggtgcagcCGGACCGCGTCACCGTCGGCAACGGCCCCACCTTCGGGTGCGTGATGATGAGGGATTTCCTGTCGGAGCtggggcggcgcgtgcggcgcAACACCACCGCCTACGACAACTACCGGAGGATCTTCGTGCCGGAGGGGCAGCCGGCGGAGAGCGAGGCCGGCGAGCCCCTGCGCGTGAACGTCCTGTTCAAGCACATCCAGAGGATGCTGACGCCCGACAGCGCCGTCCTGGCCGAGACGGGAGACTCGTGGTTCAACTGCCAGAAGCTAAGGCTGCCGGAAGGATGCGGGTGCGAATGCTTtacttgttgttgttgttgttgttcctgtCAGTACAAGTAGCATGCTGTGTATATACGCAGGGTTAGTTGACTAAGCTGTGCAGGCTCGTGCTCCACCATGGTGCCTTGTGCAGGTACGAGTTCCAGATGCAGTACGGCTCCATCGGCTGGTCGGTGGGGGCGCTGCTCGGCTACGCGCAGGGAGCCGCCGGCAAGAGGGTCATCGCCTGCATCGGCGACGGCAGCTTCCAGGTTTAATTATGTATATTGTTAGTTGCTCTGAATATGTCACATGTGATGATGATTTTCTGATGAATGCAATGTAAAAAACGTAGGTGACCGCCCAGGACGTGTCCACGATGCTCCGGTGCGAGCAGAAtagcatcatcttcctcatcaacAACGGCGGCTACACCATCGAGGTGGAGATCCACGACGGGCCCTACAACGTGATCAAGAACTGGAACTACACGGGGCTCGTGGACGCCATCCACAACGGCGAGGGCAAGTGCTGGACGGCCAAGGTGGCGTGCGAGGAGGAGCTCACGGCCGCCATCGACACGGCCACCGGGGAGAAGGACTGCCTCTGCTTCATCGAGGTGGTGGCGCACAAGGACGACACCAGCAAGGAGCTCCTCGAGTGGGGATCCAGGGTCTCCGCAGCAAACTCCAGGCCACCAAACCCGCAGTAGATATATAGATGACCAGGTCGTCATTATATTCCAGCGTCTCGATTATTTGAATTCAGGACCCAAATACTAATAAAGTAGCTACAGGGAGATTCTTTTATTTCCATGCATCAATATACATGCTGCACACGCATGATGGATTGATGGTTAACTGGACATCATTAGCATGCAAGATGAGTACACAAGGATTATAATCGAGCTACACGATGTCCAGATTTTGCCTGACGACTGACGAGAgaggcaacaaaaaaaaagaaagcaaaatgCTGCAGAGGGAAAGAAAGTAGAGTGGGCTTAGCCCAACTGCAGCCTGCTGGATaaacaggaaaaagaaaaaagaaaaaccattGTGGCTGCTGGGATTCGAGCCCAGGTCTCCACGGCCACAACGTGGAATTCTCACCACTAAACTACAGCCACTTTGTGAGAGAGCGCTGTGTTAGTAGATATAATGTATATTACAGACTTTAATAACCCAACTCCACCAACGGATGAATTTACTTGTGCAGGTAATCACGCACAAAATAAATATGGCTGCATTGTCTGTCAATGCTTGAGGAAGAAAATTCTCGGTAGAGCCTGCACTGCCCAAGAGTTGCCCCTCCTAAATACAGTGTaggtctaaatgcataataatatctatgagcttagaaaaatcaaaacaacctacaatttggaacggagtgaTACTACGTGATAAAAAAGCGAGTATAAAACAAGTCGCTTGTCAATTTCGAAGGCGCTATATAATTTGGCTGTTTTTTTCCCAAAGATTTGCAGACAAACACAGAGCATAAAAATAAATTCGTTGTGATTTTGAAGAGAGCATAACAATTTGAGTGTAAAACTCTGTTTCAATCATCcaggaaaaacaaaagaaaaagggagtCCCATTTGGCCATCCCTCCGTTCCTTTTTCAGCTCTCTTGCGTTGCACATTTGCATTGCAAAACCTCCTCCTCCATTTGGCCCCGGACATCTTCTCCGAtcgccccgtgccgccgccgccgccgccgccgcctcttcctactatcgctgccgcctcctccaccgcccccaTCACCCGCCGTTCTGGGCGCCGCGGGATGGCGCTCTCCGCCGGCGATGTGCCCACCATGTACACCGTCCTCGTCAACTCGCTCAgcgccgacgaggccgcgcgCCGGCCCGCGGAGGCAGCTCTCGCGCAGTGCGAGGCCCGCCCCGGCTTCTGCTCCTGCCTCCTGGTAATCCattccacctcctccacccgcaCATCGCATCGCATCCTGCCTTCCTCTAGGGCTTCCGCCTCTCCGATCTGCACTCCCTGCGCCCTCATTCTCTCCCTGCTTTGCTGCTTCGCAGGAGATCATCTCCGCAAGGGGATTGGCTTGTCGCCAGGATGTCCGCCTGCTCGCCACGGTCTATTTTAAGAACAGCATCAACCGCTACTGGCGGCATCGCCGCGATTCCTAGTCAGCCCCGGcacctctctttctctctctctctctcacgtTAATTAATTCTGAACGATTGATTGATTCTCCTTGGTGCAGTGGAATTAGCAATGAGGAGAAGGACCACCTTCGGAAAAATCTCTTGCTAAATATCCGTGAGGAGAATAGCCAGGTGTGCACTAGATAATATGTATATGCATCCTGTTTCAGTCATATCACGGTAAACACATACCATGCGTATTGATGACACTATATTTTCTAAATGCTGCAATGTAGATTGCACTGCAGCTAGCTGTACTAATCTCCAAGATTGCTCGCTTGGATTACCCAAAAGAGTGGTAAGTATTCATGACACTGTCAGCTATCTTGCACATAGTTGAATTTGCCGTTCAAGTCCACAATGGTTCCTCACATCATGTCATTCAGGCCAGACCTTCTCTCTGTATTGGCACAACAACTGCAGTCTGCCGATGTTCTTGCTTCACATCGTGTCTTTATGGTCCTGTTTCGAACTTTAAAGGAGCTTTCAACTAAACGGCTTGCTGTGGATCAGAAGAATTATGCAGAGGTGACTTCATTTTGCACAAACCACTTATCCATGTGTATCGCTGCTCAGATGTGCTTGTGTTTCATTCAatgttattcttttttttttggggggggggtgCTGGTTTCATAATTCTTGTTGCGACGCCCCATAATGCACGACATAGCAAATGCATGTTAAATCTGTTCTTTGAGCTCATCAAGGCATCTCAAGGGATTAGCAGGGTGGATTGCTATAATGTGAGACTTCCACTATTGTCAAGTTGTTCTTCAACTGATCAATAAACGCATCTTCCGTATCCCATAGCATCCACTATGTGCCACCGTTCTCTTAAAGTGTGAATTATTGCTGCTAGTTTTTGATACTCCTATACATTGTAATAATATATTTACTTTGAAATATTGTTCGCAAATTAAGCAGCATGAGATGTTCTTACACATCTTGTTTTCTATACAGATCACTGGCCACTTGTTTGACTACACATGGAACCTTTGGAAGAGCGATGTGCAGACTATATTACAGAATCTTTCTATGCTCTTGCAGCGAAATGACAGAGATTCCATTTTGGAGCAATCAAATGACCTTATTTTGATATGTGACCGTTGGTTGCTCTGCTTAAAGATTGTCCGACAATTAATTTTTTCAGGCTATGCTAGTGACTCGAGAACTGCACAGGTATGCAGATTATCTCTTCTGTTCATAGTCTTACCACTACTGAATGTTCATGATCTGTTCCGGAAGCAAGATCTGCAACTAGCTGTTGTGCTTTGTAGGATGTCTGGCAGGTCAGGGAAGTTTGTCCAGCAGTTTTGACAGCCATTAAATCCCTTCTTCCATATTGTAAGTTGCATATTTTACTTGTATTCTTTCCTGACTTGCACCCTTTTTCCTTTGTAGTTTCTGATACCCAGAAATTGCTCTGGCCATTCTTTGACTTCATCAAATTATGATGCGCAACTAGATAATATATCTAAACTTAGGCATTATTGTTTTGTGATATCTTTTCATTGTCTTGCATAGCTATTTGAATTGGCTATTTAATCTACTATTTTGAAGATGCTATTGTCCTTACGGTTATAATATCCAGAAAAATCAGAGATCAATATTGTAGTCTTGTGTGTAAATAGCCCTCGTTAACCTCTTTTCTTGGATCACACAAGTAAATTGTTCGCTGTTGTTTTTACTTTACAGATGACTCCTTTAAAGACAAGCAAGCTAAACTATGGGACTTTGCAAAAAGATCATGCATTAAGTTGATGAAAGTCCTTGTTACCTTGCAAGGCAGACATCCATATTCTTTTGTTCACGAAACTGTGCTTCCAGCTACAGTTGACTTCTGCTTAAACATGATTACAAATTCTGAACAGGCTGGCACATCTTTTGAGGAGTTTCTTATACAAAGCATGGTTTTGGTTAAATCAGTATTGGAGTGCAAAGAATACAGACCAAGTCCCACAGGGCGGGTGATCAATGAAAATGCACAGCCTTTAAGTCTGgagcaaaggaagaaaaacttTGCTGCAGTGGCTAGTGACATGCTGAAGGTCGTTTTACCTGGTGACCGAGTCGTGTTGCTTTGCAACATTTTAGTAAGGAGGTAGTTATTTTTATTCTATGGGAAGCATACAGTGAATCTTGTCAAGTTGAAGTAAGATAATGATACGACTTATCTCTTGTTGCTAACTGAGAAAAATATGCGTTAGTTCTGAACAAGCAATTGAGCAAGCCATTTGGCCTAAAATGCAATTACATTCTGCTCTTTTCATTGGTGCACCATGCCCTGCTCAATGAACCCATCTGTTGTATAATACCAGTAGAACAGGCTATGTTGAATGGTACCTATTTTGTAAATTTCTATTGTTCACATTACATCTATACACATTCACTCTTGAGACTGGATGATCTTTTTTTTCACTCATAGTGTGCTTTCATTTGCTTTCATATTCATAGTGTGCTTTCATATCACATTGAGAGTTTCCTATATTCTTGTGCAGATACTTCATTTACACATCAAAAGATTTGGAAGAGTGGTCAGAGAATCCTGAGTCCTTTCACCATGAGCAGAATTTGGTTCAGTGGACCGAGAAAAAACGGCCATGTGCTGAAGCCCTGTTCATTGTTATCTTCGAGAAGTATCGAGAGGTGTGCACATTTAAATGTTCGTTGTGGACTTGTGGCTATGAGTCTATTGAATGCTTTAATGCTCATAAAATCATGTGTTGTGTCAGCTACTAGCTCCAGTAGTTGTTTCTGTTCTTCGTGAAGCTATGGCTGTTTCTCCACCACAAGAGACTGATGTTACTGCTGGAATGCTTTTAAAGGATGCCGCATATACTGCTGCTGGGCATGTTTATTATGAACTTTCAAACTACCTCAATTTTAATGAATGGTAAGTTCAAGAGCAACTAAATGTTGATCTAATTTTTACGAGTTATTTTAGTGAAAATAATACCAGTCTTTGTGGAGCTGTTCGCACATTCTTTTAGTACATGATTATAGGTTACTATCTTGCGTTCTCGCGCGAGCTTATTGACTAAGCATTATTGAACAATCAATGGTCATAATGGATTCTAAATCACTGTTTTTCATTGGTTTCCCCCCTCATTTCTTCAGGTTCCATGGATCTCTATCTATTGAAGTTTCAAATCGTCACCCCAATATGCGTATCATTCGTAGGAAAATTGCATTGCTACTTGGGCAATGGATTTCTGAGGTTCATTTTATTTAATATTATTTCAGAAAAGCGAAATGTGATACAGTTCTATTTCTGCACATCGTGTAGGCTTACTATTTTTTTTAGTGTCTAACATTTGTTGCTCTGTAGATCAAGGGTGACACTCGGAAATTGGTCTACCACGCTTTGGTTGGATTGCTGCAGGATAATGATATAGCTGTTAGGGTATGTTCTACTTCTACCTCTGTGATCCCTTGGCGTTATGAGTGTGTACCTGTACGACTATTGTTTTAATAACTTATTCATCCTGTTTAACTTCAGCTAGCAGCATGCTCTTCTCTGTGCTATCTTTTTCAAGAATCCAGTTTTTCTGAACTAGATTTGTTTGAGTGTCTTCCCACATGTTGGACAATGAGTTTCAAGTTGATAGAAGACGTTCAAGAATTTGATTCAAAGGTTTGTATATCAACATTACATTTTTTCTCCTTCAGATTATTTTTAACCTGATGCCCCCTTACCCATTTAAACTTCATATTGTTCTATTAGTTAATACCATGCCGAGTAAAAGTTAGTCAGGAGTTTTAATAGTCATTCAAACTCAGCATAGTATTGACTATCAGGAAGCAATGAATGGTTACATGACGCTCTTTTTTGGTAGCATGTATTTGTTGCACACTAAAACTTGTATTTCTATTTTCATGAACTTTCAAGTTTTCCCCTCCCTGCCTCTGTCACCTAATTCTTGTCTATTTGTTTGTAGGTGCAAGTGTTGAACTTCATTTCAGTTCTTCTTGAACATGCTGGAGACAAGATTATTCCATTTGCGAGTCAACTATCACAATTTTTCCAGATGGTATGGCTCAAAGATTTTAGTGGGATAAACAACCCGTTTCCTTTTTGCTGTACTATATTTATAGAGTAATAAGGACATAGATTCCATGTTGGCAAGCTGTGCATAGTGGTCTTTACGTACCCTCATTAGCATTAGCTAAATGTTGCACTAGAAGGGAGATAAAATGCGAACATTGCAGGCAACATGCTTTGGTTAATGCATCACAGTTTCAACATCTGTTGCCGTCTGTCATAGAAGATGTACAAATATTACAGCATTCCATTATATTAGATTTGCCCTTCATAGTATCTGTTATCAAGGAGAGGTGGTGAGAAAATTAGTGcctgttcttttgttttttcatcCAAATAATATAGCATCACAATACCAACCGTTGGTGAGGGCGTTCTAATAAAAAAAAGACTGGTAGGGGAGTTTATCCATTCAATATCCATATAACGTGATGATTTTCCTTTGTGCTTCAGGTTCATTAGTTGcctaattttgttttcattttccaGATATGGGACGAATCTGCGGGTGAAAGCTTGCTACAGATTCAATTGCTAACAGCTCTGAGAACTTTTGTTTCTTCGCTTGGATTCCAGTCACCTCTTTCTTACCACGTGCTTATTCCTATCCTCCAAAGTGGTATTAATATTGACAGCCCTGATGCTCTTAATCTTCTTGAGGACAGTGTTCTGGTAAGTGATTCTTAGCCAAGTTGGCATGCACACAAGTAAATGTGCTTGCACAAATCTCTAATATTGAGAATTCATTCTGCAGTTATGGGAAGCAACGCTTTCAAATGCCCCTTCCATTTTACCTCAACTTCTGGATTTATTCCCTTACCTTGTGGGCATCATGAATAGAAGCTTTGACCATCTGGAGGTTAGAACACCCACCCCTAGAAAAAGAAGAATGGATACCTCTCTTAAtctcttttgtttctttcagAATAAAAATTGTATCTTTGGAAGTACTATCTGATTCAAAATGTCATAAGACCATATGTGCAACTAATTTAACTCCGTGTAAGTTGGTTTGTTTTACTGCATATGGTGAGGTGCATTACTTGGGTTCTGTAAATCCTGTCTGTAACAATTTGTAGGATATTAGTTAATCTACTTTGTGATTCACAAAAGACATGTTGAATTGGTTTATTCTTGTTTTAAATGGTAAGCTAGCTGACAAGTAGATCATTTACCTACAGCTAAGCTTACCATTATGTTTATTTACAGTGTTCGTTGGTTTTGATTGGTGCCATtatgtttatttattttgatCTCGGCCTAATTAACTGCAATGAAAGAACCAATCAAATTTTGGCACCAGACCAAAATTCTTCATAATCATTCCATAAATTAATCCGGCGAAGGTGGAGCTTCCTCCTAAGGGCATCCTTGCTTGCTGCGAATGCGATTTGCAGTTTAAGATTTTTACTTGAGTTATATTTCAGTTTATAGGTTTATTTTATTATATGCCATTGCCATGTCTCCAGATGTGTAGATATTTTGTTTGCGCTGGCTCTCAAATTTCTCAATTTTGCAGGTTGCAATCAAAATAATTGAGGACTACACAATTTTTGGTGGATCAGAATTTTTGAAAAGACATGGTGCAAGTCTAGCGAACATCGTTGATGCTATTGTTGGAAATGTCAATGACAAAGGACTTCTCACTGCACTTCCTGTTGTTGATCTTCTTATTCAGGTTCAATTTTTCTCCCTCGTGAAGCAACTTTGATTTCCTGAATAACTTCCGCTGATGCTGTAGTTGGGTCAATGTTGATGTGAGGGAGCCTAGATATCCCCCCTTACTAAATTTATTGTAACCATAATTTCATTGGTTAGAACTACAAGGAATTGGTCTAGAGTATGTAGTGCTATGATTACTTTGTCATCCACTGTTAATAAATTCATGACCATTTTATCTGCCTATCAGGCCATAATGTCCTGTAGTTGACTTGTATAGACATGTTTCTCTATTTCAACTTGTTGCGGTtaggtttcttttctttctttctttcttttctttctttcttttcatttctttccttttttttcctttttttttggctgagTAATCAGAGCTTCTTGGTGCAGATCTTTCCTCTGGAAGCTCCACCATTGATATCCAGTGCTCTTCAGGTACTTTTAGAGTTGGCCTTGTGTCTGGGATACTCAAATGATTCTGTATTCcattacattttttttcattcccACCTTTCTGACTTGTCCATTCATGACAATTTCTAGAAACTTATCTTCATATCGTTGAGTCAAGATGATGGGCAAAACCCGTCAAGGACAACTGTCCGTGCATCCTCTGGAGCGATTCTTGCCAGGCTTCTGGTGATGAACACGAACTTTTCAGCACAACTATTATCAGAGTCTGCGCTTTTGGCAAGCATCCAACAAGCAGGGATTGCTGTGAACAATAATCTGCTTATTTCTCTAGTAGATATGTGGATCGATAAGGTACATCCTCCACTACTGATCTGTTACTCATAAATTGAGCACCTTGTTCTAAAGATTGACACACCTACATCACTTGGAGCCGTCTCATAATTCTAGTGGCTAATGATGTAGGCTCTTTCAATCCCATCATTTGGCTTAGATGTGTGCTTATAGCACCCGTGTATCAACCTATTCTTGGTTCCATTTATCTTGACCTGGTCATGTACTCATGTTGCCAATGGAGCTATTTCTGTTCAGGGAATCTCACACACATGTCTAGTGATAGAATGATTACATACTAAATATCATCTTCACTTTAATAATCATGACATGTTTTGGCTGTGACATGCACATCTTCTAAATTCTGAAAGAGCTCAGTGGTTTATGCATCACAATTTTAACAAGCACTATGCCACTGGACAGGTAGATGATGCGAATGCTATACAGCAGAAGGAATACGCAATGGCTCTTTCAGTAGTTCTGACCTTACACGTACCGCAGGTCATCGACAAACTTGATGACATATTAAGGTAACACGTTTCTTTGGTATTCAACTGAAACTTAAAGTCTGCCTTGTTGGTAGTTTGGTACATGCTAATCCGCTATATGATTTAATGCAGTGTATGCACTACTGTCATTATAGGAAGCCGTGAAGTAAAGACTGACGATGATACTAGGTATCCTTTTGTTCTCCATTTCAATACGATTTTGGCTCTTTTAAACCTTTGAGGCTGATTCTATCCTGTCTGCAATGCTTGATATAATTAATTGCAGTGGTGATATCACAAGCTCTTCCTGGATAGGCAATGATGGTTCAGGTTATTCCAATACTTCAAGCAAAGAGTTGAGAAAGCGCCAAGTATGTCAATGCTTTTCTTAACTGTTCATTCCCAAATACATCTCTGTAAGGGTACTGACTCTGAAAGTTGCTTTGACCAGGTAAAGGACTCAGATCCTATCAAACAAGCATCGCTGGAGAACGTGCTAAGAGAGAACTTGAAAGCATGTGCAGCTCTCCACGGGGATGCAGCGTTCAATGCTGCCATCAGCAGGATCCATCCATCAGCATTCGCTCAGCTCCAGCAGGCCCTGAATACTGCATAAGATGTGCATGGCTCCTTGATTCTTTGGTGGACTATTCTGAGGAACATGCAGTGCGTCGTGAGGCCACCATGGTGTTTAGTGCCAGGCGATAGAAACACAGTATGACCTACCTAAGCATTGAGCACTTGAACAATTAGCGGCATGCATGCCTCGGTGTATGTAACATGGTCCTTGCTCCTTTTCAGGTGCTGCCATTTGATGTGCCGCATTTTCCAGGCCAGCAGTGATGTACCGTGCTGTTGAATGCGGGATCTTACAGCAGTGTAGAGTGGCGGAGCTAGTGTGCGAGCATGTAGAGGTGGTATGGGGCTGTTTATTCTTTTCTGATAGTTTGGCTTGTTTGGGGGTTACCGTGGGGTCTGGTTGCTGTTGAGAATTGAGATGCCACATGATTGGGGGCCGGGGCATGTTACTGCTTGGTGGGGTGGTGTAGGAGGATTGGATTGGGTTTGGTTGGGTTGGTCGGTCCTGAGGATGGCCAGAGTTTTTAAAGCTGTCCTCCAAAATGACTGACTCGTGGTCGTGGgttcctttattttttcttctccttaCTAGTAAAATCAAAAACATGGCCAGTCATTCATCCTGCTAGTAACGCTGTAACTGTTGTTTGAGAAGGAAATTGTTGTGTGAGAGAATAGTGTTGCTCTGGTGAATGTAATTTGGTTTTGTTTTTACGTTTCCTTTTCTATCACGCCTCACGCAT harbors:
- the LOC117845029 gene encoding uncharacterized protein: MALSAGDVPTMYTVLVNSLSADEAARRPAEAALAQCEARPGFCSCLLEIISARGLACRQDVRLLATVYFKNSINRYWRHRRDSYGISNEEKDHLRKNLLLNIREENSQIALQLAVLISKIARLDYPKEWPDLLSVLAQQLQSADVLASHRVFMVLFRTLKELSTKRLAVDQKNYAEITGHLFDYTWNLWKSDVQTILQNLSMLLQRNDRDSILEQSNDLILICDRWLLCLKIVRQLIFSGYASDSRTAQDVWQVREVCPAVLTAIKSLLPYYDSFKDKQAKLWDFAKRSCIKLMKVLVTLQGRHPYSFVHETVLPATVDFCLNMITNSEQAGTSFEEFLIQSMVLVKSVLECKEYRPSPTGRVINENAQPLSLEQRKKNFAAVASDMLKVVLPGDRVVLLCNILVRRYFIYTSKDLEEWSENPESFHHEQNLVQWTEKKRPCAEALFIVIFEKYRELLAPVVVSVLREAMAVSPPQETDVTAGMLLKDAAYTAAGHVYYELSNYLNFNEWFHGSLSIEVSNRHPNMRIIRRKIALLLGQWISEIKGDTRKLVYHALVGLLQDNDIAVRLAACSSLCYLFQESSFSELDLFECLPTCWTMSFKLIEDVQEFDSKVQVLNFISVLLEHAGDKIIPFASQLSQFFQMIWDESAGESLLQIQLLTALRTFVSSLGFQSPLSYHVLIPILQSGINIDSPDALNLLEDSVLLWEATLSNAPSILPQLLDLFPYLVGIMNRSFDHLEVAIKIIEDYTIFGGSEFLKRHGASLANIVDAIVGNVNDKGLLTALPVVDLLIQIFPLEAPPLISSALQKLIFISLSQDDGQNPSRTTVRASSGAILARLLVMNTNFSAQLLSESALLASIQQAGIAVNNNLLISLVDMWIDKVDDANAIQQKEYAMALSVVLTLHVPQVIDKLDDILSVCTTVIIGSREVKTDDDTSGDITSSSWIGNDGSGYSNTSSKELRKRQVKDSDPIKQASLENVLRENLKACAALHGDAAFNAAISRIHPSAFAQLQQALNTA
- the LOC117846026 gene encoding pyruvate decarboxylase 2, which translates into the protein METTIGSVDGHRAAASGAVACPAASAPGCPYLTSAPVSTPGDATLGRHLARRLVQVGVSDVLAVPGDFNLTLLDHLIAEPGLRLVGCCNELNAGYAADGYARARGVGACAVTFTVGGLSVLNAIAGAYSENLPVICIVGGPNSNDYGTNRILHHTIGLADFSQELRCFQPVTCHQAVVNNLDDAHEQIDRAISTALRESKPVYISVSCNLPGMPHPTFTRDPVPYFLAPRLSNQMGLEAAVEATVAFLDKAVKPVMVAGPKLRVAKAGEAFVELAEASGYAVAAMPSAKGLVPETLPRFLGTYWGAVSTAFCAEIVESADAYLFAGPIFNDYSSVGYSFLLKKDKAVVVQPDRVTVGNGPTFGCVMMRDFLSELGRRVRRNTTAYDNYRRIFVPEGQPAESEAGEPLRVNVLFKHIQRMLTPDSAVLAETGDSWFNCQKLRLPEGCGYEFQMQYGSIGWSVGALLGYAQGAAGKRVIACIGDGSFQVTAQDVSTMLRCEQNSIIFLINNGGYTIEVEIHDGPYNVIKNWNYTGLVDAIHNGEGKCWTAKVACEEELTAAIDTATGEKDCLCFIEVVAHKDDTSKELLEWGSRVSAANSRPPNPQ